The region AAAAAACTAATGAAATTAGAAATGAAATTTTAGAAAAAAGAGAAATTTTAATAGATTTAGACGAAGAAGGTTTTTTAAATAATAATAATTTATTAAATGAAATTTTAGAAAAAAAAGAAATTTATACAGAAAATATTACTAATATAACTAATACAAATAAAACTATTCAATCTATTTTTAATGCTTTAACTGAATATGAACACTTTATTAAATTTATAAGAACTCAATTAAATTTGATTACTGAATAGATCGAATACTATTTTTTCTATATATGCCTTTTGATTTCGTATTGTCCTATTTCATCGATATAAACATCAAAAAAAATCATTGCATTATTTTGACATTTATGATATTATTTAAAAAAATAAAAATTGGAGGTAAAAGATGTATATAATATTTAATCACCATCATCATAGATAAATTGGGATTATATTTGTGAATGTCACAGGTATAAGCCCGTTTTGTGCTGTATCTGTGATGAACATCTTTTACTTATGAGGATCATCTAGATATAGCTTCTAGATGATTTTTTTATTTATTAAAAAATCATCTAGAGAAAATCCATTAAATATAATTAAAATATATAATTTTTTTATTACTTATTATATATAGCAAAAAAATATTAAGGTAATATAAAGATTTTAAATTTGAATAAAATATAAAAAGGAGAGGATTGAATATGAAAAAAATTTTATTAGTAGTATTAGTTTTATTTTTAGGAATTTCAACTTTAGGCTTTTCAAAAGATAAAGTTATAACAAAAGGAAAGTTTGTTGTTGGACTTGACGATACTTTTGCACCTATGGGATTTAAAGATGAAAAAGGTAATATTGTAGGATTTGATATTGATTTAGCAAAAGAAGCTGCGAAACGAATGAATTTAAATGTAGAATTTAAACCTACTGAATGGAGCGGAATAATTTTTGCATTAAAAGGTGGTAATATCGATGTGATTTGGAATGGTTTAACTATTACAGCTAATAGAAAAAAACAAATTAACTTTACAAAACCATATCTTGCAAATAGACAATCTATTGTTATTTTAAATAAAAATAATATTAAATCAAAACAAGATTTAAAAAATAAAATTATTGGACTTCAACTTGGAAGTAGTGCTGACACTGCTGTAATGTCTGATTCTATTTACAAAAATTTGAAAAACATAAAAAAATACGATTCAAATATTGAAGCATTACTTGATCTTGAAGCTGGTAGAATTGATGCGGTTGTTGTAGATGAAATTGTTGCTAGATATTATATTGCTAAAAAAGAAAAAAGAGAAAATAAAAAAATCTATAAAGTTTTAAATGATGATTTTGGACGAGAAGAATATGGAGTAGGAGTACGAAAAGGCGATAAAGAATTTTTGGATTTACTTAATAAAGCTCTTGATGAAATGAAAAAAGATGGTACAACAGCAAAAATATCTAAAAAATGGTTTGGTGAAGATATTGTTTTAAAATAATTTATATTACTTTTTATTATAGAAGGGATTTTTATGAATACTATTGACATGACACTATATATATTAAAAGGACTTAATATAAGTGTAAAGCTATATATTGCTACATTTATATTTACAGTTCCTATATCTTTAATATTAGCTGTACTTTATACAACTAAATACAAGTTTATAAAAAAATTAATTACTTTATATACATGGGTATTTAGAGGAACGCCACTTCTTTTACAACTTTTTTTTATGTATTATGGTTTACCTATTATTAATATAATACTCACTCCTTTTACAGCATCAGTAGTAACCTTTGTTGTTAATTATACAGCATATTTAACTGAAATATTTAGAAGTGGTATTGAAAGTATAGATAAAGGACAATATGAAGCTTCTCATGTATTAGGCTTTACATATTATCAAACTATGAAAGAAATAATAATTCCTCAAGCGGTAAGAAGAGTTCTTCCTGCACTTTCAAATGAAGCTATTACTCTTGTAAAAGATACAGCTTTAATCTCTGCTATTGGTATGGCTGAAATATTACGTAATTCAAAAGAAATAGTTAGTAGAGAATTTACAATTATACCATTTGTAATAGCTACAATTATATATCTTTGTATTAGCTCTCTTATAGTTTATATCTTTAAATATTTTGAAAACAGAAATAAGGTGAATTAAATGGATATCATACAATTAGAAAATATAACAAAATATTATGGTGATTTTAAGGTTCTTGATAATATCTCATTAAATATAAAAAAAGGAGAAATAATATCTATAATTGGCCCTAGTGGAAGTGGAAAATCAACTCTTCTTCGTTCACTTATTCAATTAGAAAAAATTAATTCTGGTAAATTAATCGTTGAAAATACAATTATTTTTGATAACAATAAAAAAATTGATAAAAAACTAAAAAAAGATATATTATTAAAAATGGGAATGATTTTTCAAAATTTTAATCTTTTTCCTCATAAAACAGTTTTAGAAAACGTATGCGAACCTTTAATTTTAGTTAATAAAACTGATAAAAAAGAGGCTAGAAAAACAGCTATAGATTTACTAAAAAAAGTACAAATGGATGGAAAAGAAAATAATTATCCTGATGAAATAAGTGGTGGACAAAAACAACGCGTTGCTATAGCTAGAGCACTCGCATTAAATCCAGACATTATTTTATTTGATGAACCAACAAGTGCGTTAGATCCAGAGCTTGTAAACGAAGTATTAAATGTAATTAAAAATCTTGCTGATGGAAACATTACAATGCTTATTGTTAGCCATCAAATGAATTTTGTAAAAGAAATTTCTGATAGAATAATTTTTATGGATAAAGGAAAAGTCTTAACTATTGATACTCCTAAAAATATTTTTTCTTCTGAAAATAAAAGAATAAATGATTTTTTTAGTATAATAAAAAAATAAATTAAGAGCGATAATTAACATCGCTCTTTTTATAATAATGCTCTAAGATCTCTTGTTCCGTAAATTATCTCTTTTGTTTTTAATAAATTTACTATATGTTTCTTTTCTAAAATCGGAATTTTTTTAGTATAAATATTATCCTCATCAAAACCTTTTCTTATCAATTCATCTTCTGTTAATATAACAATATTTTTTTCATTTATACTATCTTTTATAAAAAAATATCTATTATCTATATTATCTATATCGCTATAACTGATTACTAAAGAATTTTTTATAAAATCTTTTGGATTAATATTATCATAAATATAAAAATCATACCCTTTTATATATTCATTTGAAATATCTAGATAATTTTTCAAAAATTTACTTTTTTTATCTTTTGTAATAAGTAATATTTTTTTTTCTTTTACAGTTTTTAAATAAATTGCAAGCGTTAAATAAATTGTATCTATTCCTCTACCATACTTTGTAACTGCTAATACAGTTTTTTTATCTTTAAAAATAGCTCCTAATACTTTTTTTTGAAAAGAATTATATTCAAAATCACTAATTAAAAATTTTTTTATATCATTAAAAATATTTGCTTCTTTTATTGAAAATGAATTAAAATTATAATCTCTATCTATTTCTATAAAAATATTATAATTTGCCTCTTTTTCTTCTATTTTTTTAATTTTTATTATATAATTAAAATTAAAATTTTTTTTTAAATAAATTAAATTATTAAAAATATCCTTATTTAAAAAACCTACAATTTTAAATCCATTTTTAATTTTTGCAAATTCCTCATCAAATTCAATAGCTAAGTTATCATTAATATCTAATTTTTCTTTTGTATAAAACACTGACTTTAAAGGAAAATTAAGATTGTATTTATCTATATAATTTTTTATTTTATTATCTTTTCCATCACTTTCTTTTATATCTTCTACATATAATTTTATATAATATTTATCTTTATACATTTCTTGTTTTAGTTTTACAGCGATATTATAAAATTTATTTAACTCTAAATTATCTTTCATATGTCCATTATTAAACCAAACTAAATTCCTTATATATATACTCTCTTTTATTATATCAAACATTAAATGTGTCTTTTCTTTTCCTATTAATCTAACGTTTGTTACTCTAATGTTTCTTATTGAAAAAATAGGATTTGGATTACTAAAACCAAAAGGTTTTAATAATTTTAATTTTTCAAAAAATTCAAAAGATATTTTATCAATAATAAGTTCTCTATCAATTTTTAAAGGTTTTATATAATCATCTTTTCCTAAAATTTTTTTACAATATTCATCTAACTTGTTTTCAAATTCTGTAATTTTATCTATTTCTATTGAAAATCCAGCTGCTCCAGCATGACCTCCATATTTTAAAAATACCTCTTTCATACTATTTAAAGCATCCATTATATTAAAGTTTTCTATACTCCTACAAGAAGCGACAGCTATTTTTTCAGTTTCTTTTACTTCCATAATTATAGTTGGTTTATAATATTTATCTACTATTTTTGATGCTACAATCCCAATTATTCCATGATGATAGTCTCTAGAATATGATACAATAGCTCCTCTTTTATCAAGTCCTCTTGATATAATATCTTTTTCAACTTTTTCAAGTATAGTATTTTGTATATCTTTTCTTTCATTATTTTGTTCAATTAACTCTTTTGATAAATATTCAGCTTCTGTTTCAGAATTAGTTATAATTAATCTAACTGCTTTTTTTGCATCTTCTAATCTTCCAGCAGCGTTAAATACTGGCGCAATAATAAATCCTATATCATATGTATCTAACTCTTTATTTTTATACTCACCATAAATATTTTTTAATAATTTTTTCAAACCAATATTTTTTGTGTCTCTTAATTTTTTTAAACCATGTTTTACAAAAATTCTATTTTCTTCTACAAGTGGTACTATATCAGCCACAGTTCCTATTGCAACTATATCTATAAATTTAAATATTTCATTTTTTATACCTAATTTTATATAGAGTCCATATAAAAGCATAAAAACTGTTCCTACTCCTGCCAAATATTTAAATTCAAACTCATTTTCATCTCTCTTAGGATTAATTACAGCTTTAGCATTTGGTAATTTATTATTTATCTCGTGATGATCTGTTATAATTATATCTAATTCAATTGAATTTGCAAAATCTACTTCATCAATAGATGATATACCGCAATCTACCGTAATTACTAAATCTCCACCTTCTTTTTTTATATATTCAAGAGCTTCCTTATTTAAACCATATCCTTCATCTCTAAGTGGTATATAATAAAACACATTATCATATATTTCTTTTAAAGATAAATAAGATAAAGATGTAGAAGTAATTCCATCAACATCATAATCCCCGTATATCCAAATGTTTTTTTTGTTTTTTATTGCATTAAATATTAATTCCACTCCTTTATCAACATCTTTTAATGAAAATGGAGTAGATATGTTTTCTAAATTAGAGTTAATAAATTTAGTTATTTTTTTTTCATCATCTATCCCTCTATTTAATAATAAATCTATAATTTCATTATCTAAATCAATATTTTCAAATGTTTTAAAATGTTTTTTATTCTCTATCCATTTTGTAGTTAACATATTTTTCCTTTCTAAAATACTACCTATATAATTAGTTTATATTATTAAAATTCATTACTTTTTATACTAACATGATAAAAAACTTTATTCAAGTTAATTTATTGATAAAATTAAATATAAATGATAAAATAGTATAGAATAATAATTTAAAAATACAAAGATTTAATTAAAGGTGAGTTAAATGGAAAATTCCAAATTTTTATCAACTATTTTGCCTGAAGAATACTACTATAAAAAACGTTTAAAAAGAAAAGAAAATAAATTTATTACATATGACGGTGAATATTTAAATAATTTAAAACATGGTTTTGGTAAAGAATATATAAAAGGTGAACAACTAGGATATGAGGGATTTTGGTCTAATAATCTTTTTCATGGAAATGGTAAAATGTATCGTGGTGACGGAACTATAGAGTATGACGGTGAATGGCGTAATTGCTATGGTCATGGAAATGGTAGAATATATAATAAAAATGGTAAAATTCAATACGAAGGTGAATGGATTAATAACTTACCTCATGGATTTGGTAAAAAATTTGATGAAAATGGTAATATTATTTATGAAGGTCAATATAGTAATGGTTTAAAAAATGGTAAAGGTAAAGAATATATAAATGGTAAACTTATTTATGATGGTGAATGGATTAATGGTTTTAAACATGGACAAGGTAAAGAATTTGATGAAAATGGTAATATTATCTATGAAGGTATTTGGATTAATAACCAAAAAACTCCTGAAAAAAATATATTAATTGAAAAACTTGATCCTTTAGAAGAATTAAATTCATTAATTGGATTAGATAGTGTAAAAGAAGATGTTAATAAACTCATTAACTTTATAAAAGTACAAAATTTGAGAAAAGAAAAAGGAATGATAATTCCAAATTTATCTCTTCATTTAGTTTTTACTGGTAATCCTGGAACTGGAAAAACAACTGTTGCTAGACTTATTGCTAAAATATATAAAAATCTAGGAATTTTATCAAATGGTCATTTAGTAGAGGTGGATAGAAGTGATTTAGTTGGAGAATATGTGGGGCAAACAGCTCCAAAAGTAAAGAAAAAAATTAAAGAAGCCCTTGGGGGAGTACTTTTTATTGATGAAGCATATAGTTTATATTCAGAATCTGGAATGGATTATGGACATGAAGCTATAAATACATTACTTAAAGAGATGGAAGATAATAGAAAGAATTTAATTGTTATTGTTGCAGGATATAAAAATGAAATGAAACGTTTTATAAAATCTAATCCAGGATTAGAATCAAGATTTAATAAATTTATTCATTTTCACAATTATTCTTCAAAAGATTTATATAAAATTTTATCTTATTTTTGTAATAAAAATTACTATTCTCTAGATGAAACTACTTATGATTATCTAATAAAACAATTTAAGCATTTTAAAGAAAAAGATAAAAATTTTGCAAATGCTAGATTTGTTAGAAATTTATTTGAAAAAATGCTTATAACTCATTCTACTAGAATTGTTAATTTAGAAAATATTGATGATTATTTAGATAAATTTGAGTTGATTGATATACAAGAAGCTTTTGCAATCTAATATATATTTATGATATACTTTATTCAAATTCAAAATATTTTACGAGGTGATAGAAAGTGATAGGAATAATCGGTGCTATGCACGAAGAGATAATTGAATTAAAAGAAATTATTAATAACCTTAGTGAAGAAACAATTTCAAATATAACTTTTTTCAAAGGTACTATAAATAATAAAAAAATTATTTTAGTGGAAAGTGGTATTGGAAAGGTAAATTCGGCAGTATGTGCTACTTTATTAATTAATCATTTTAAAGTAAAAAAAATAATATTTACCGGTGTTGCTGGTGGAGTAGATAATGATATAGAAATTGGAGATATTGTTATTTCTACAAAATTAATCGAACATGACTTTGATGTAACTGCTTTTGGCTTAAAACCTGGTGTTATTCCAAGAATGAAAACTTCTGAATTTACAGCTGATGAAAATTTAAGAAAAATAGCTAAAGAAGCCGCTTTAGATATTTTTAAAGAAAAACAAGTAAGAGAAGGAATTATTGTAAGTGGTGATCAATTTATTAGTTCTATTAAAAAAATAGAGTGGCTAAAAGAAACATTTAATGCATCATGTGCTGAAATGGAAGGTGCTTCAATTGCTCATGTGTGTTATATGTTTAATATTCCATTTGTCATTCTTAGAGCTATTTCTGATAAAGCTGATCACAATGCAAAAGTTGATTTTCCCACTTTTGTAAAAAAAGCAGCAAAACATTCTAAAGAGATAGTATTAAAAATGCTTGAAAAATTATAGGTGAAAATAAATGGTGAATAACATTTTAAATGAATTATACTCATATACAAAATTTGGTATAAAACTTGGATTAGATAATATAAAACAAATACTAAAAAAATGTGAAAATCCTCAAGATTCTTATAAAATAATACATATAGCTGGTACTAATGGAAAAGGTTCTACAGCTTCAATTATTGAACATTCTTTAATTGAAGCTGGTTTTTCTGTAGGTAAGTATACTTCGCCACATATAATTAATTTTAATGAAAGAATTGTAGTAGATAAAAATGAAATAACTGATGAAGATATCACTAAATATTATTTGAAAATAAAAAAAATTATTTTAGAAAATGATATTAAAGCTACTTTTTTTGAAGTAACTACTGCTATGGCATTTTTATATTTTAAAGATATGAATATCGATTATTTGGTTGCTGAAGTGGGGCTTGGTGGGAAATATGATGCTACTAATGTAGTTAATCCAATTCTTTCTATAATAACTAACATTTCTTATGATCATATTAATATTTTAGGAAACACATTAGAAGAAATAGCAGAAGAAAAATGTGGAATTATTAAAAACTCTCCCGTTGTCATTTTAGATAAACAAAAAGTTTTGCTTGATTGTGTAAAATCAAGAACAAATAACTATATTATTGCTAATAAAAAATTTAATTATACAACTACTCTTGACAAAGAAAAATTTTTTACTAATATTTCTATAAACAAGAAAAAATTTAATTTATCACTTTATGGAATTTTTCAAGGTGATAATTTTATATTAGCCTATTCTGCTTTAAAATATTTAAATATAGATGATATTTTTATTCAAAATGCTGTAAAAAATATATATTGGCCTGGAAGATTTGAAGTATTTTCTAAAACACCTTTAATTATTTTAGATGGTGCTCATAATGAAGATTCTGCTTTAGCATTAAAAAATAATTGTCTTGAAATACTTAAAAAAGATGATATTGTTTTAATTACTTCAATATTAGAAGATAAAGATAGTGATACTGTATTAAAAACATTTAGTGAATTTACCAATATTGTTATTTTTACTAGCCTCAAGTATTATTATAGAGGCTTAAGTGCTAAAGACCTATATAATAAAGGTAAAAAACATTTTAAATTTTCTAATTATAAAGAAGATATTCAAGAAGCTTTTAACTTAGCAAAAAAATTTAATAAAAAAGCTATTGTGATAGCAGGTTCGTTTTATTTGATTTCAGAATTCAAAAAAAATATTTAATGGAGATTATATTATGAAAAAAAATATTAGATATATTATTATTAGTATAACTTTTTTTTTGCTAATATATGTTTATATTTCTAAAAAAAATCAACTTCTTTTAGAAGTAAAAGAAAAAAATTTAGAATTAATAAAAAATAAAATAATTATACGGAAAAAAAATTTCTTTTTAGACAATAAATATTACTCGAATATAAAAAATACTACTTTTAATTCTAAAAAAAATTATACGGAAAAAAAACTAAAAAAATCTTATTATTTACAGATTGGAACTTATTCTATTGAAGAAAATGCTATTGAAATGCAAAAAAAATTAAGTAATATATCTAATTTTATTATTATAAAATCACCTTTAAATAATAATTATAATATAGTTATTTCAAGTAATTTTAAAACAAGAGAAGACGCTGAGCTTTTAGAAAAAAAAGTTATAAAAGCTTTCCCAGAAATTAAACCATTAATAAAAATGAGGTATTAAAATGGAAAAAGTTGTTAGTTTAGAAAATATTATTGAGACATTTAATTTAGAAGTCATTAATTATAATGAAAATTTATCAAAAGAAATTGTATTATCTGCTGTACATAAGCCCGGTGCAGAATTAACAGGATTTATCTTTGAAAATTCTACAGAAGTTGATAATTCTATTCATGTATTTGGAGTAGAAGAAATTAACTATATAAATAGACTTTCTCACAAAGAATTAGAAACACGTTTACCAAATTATTTTTCTCATTCATTTCCTTGTATTGTTATTACTGGAGATTTAAAAATAAATTCATTTTTTTATGAACTTTCTAAAAAATATAATAAAGCTATTTTACGTACAAATACAAGTTATGAACTTTTTGTAAAAGATTTAAGAAAATTTTTACAAAAAGAATTAGCTCCTGAAATTGTTGTAAATAAATTTATTTTTTTAGAAATATTTGGAATGGGAATTTTATTTGCTGGTGATAGAAATGCAATAGTAGGGACTTGTATAGAATTGTTAGAAAAAAATCATCGTTTTATCACTGATGGTCTTTTAAATATAAAAAAAATTTCTGAAAATGAAATTATTGGTGAAAATGCTTATAGTAATAAAAGATTGAATAGAAATTATTTTTTAAATATTAGTGAAGTAGAAAAAATTAATATTGTTGAATTTTTTGGTATAGGCTCTACAAGAAATTCAAAAAAAATTGACCTAATTGTAAAATTAGAAAAATGGTCAGATTCTGTGTTTTATGACAGACTCGGTATTGATTCTACTACTCAATATATATTAGGTATTGAAATAGAAAAACTTATTATCCCAGTACGTAAAGGAAGAAATTTAGCTATAATTATAGAGACTGCTGCGATGAATATGCGAATGAAAAAAAATGGCCAAAACCCCGCAAAATACTTCTTAGAAGAAACACAAAAACTAATAAAAAAAAATAGAAAAAAAAGAATTGGAGATAATGATATGGGATTTTTTAAAGCTTTATCAATTGAAGAATTTCAACAAAAATTTAATTTTGATATTATACTTGGAGAAAATAAATTAAATAACAGATTTATAACTTCTACAAATATTTATAAACCTTCATTAGAATTTTCTGGTTTTTATGAATTAATGGAAGAAAATGGTGAGGATAAGTTACAGATAATTACTGATTCTGAATTTAAATATTTAGAAATGCTTGATGAAAATATTAGAATTGATATTTTAGATAAATATATGTCTTATGATTTTCCCGCAGTTATTTTACTCGGAATAGAAGATGTTCCTAAATATTTCCTTGATATAGCAAATAAATACAATCAGATTGTTCTTTATTCATCTAAACAATATTCTGAATTATATATAGATTTACTAGAATATTTAGAAGTTTATTTTGCTCCTTCAATTACATTACATGGCGTTATGGTTGAAGTATATGGATTTGGAGTTCTATTAAAAGGTAAGAGTGGAATAGGAAAGAGTGAAACTGCTCTTGAACTTATCCATAGAGGTCATAGATTAATAGCTGATGATATGGTTAAGCTTACAAAATATCCTGACGGTAGAGTAGTTGGAAGAGCAGATAAAGTACCTTATTTTATGGAAATTAGGGGCCTTGGGATAATTGATATAAAAACTTTATATGGCCTTGGAGCTGTTAGAAGATCTAAAAAATTAGATATTATTATAGAATTAAAAGAATTAAAAGAAGATGAGTATTTAACAAAAGCTGATTATACAGAATCTACTATTTCAATTATGGATACACCTTTTCAAAAAGTTGATTTATATATTTCTTCTGGAAGAAATGCTGCTTCAATGGTTGAAATAGCTACTATGAAACTTCGTGCTAAAAAACTTGGTTATGATTCAAAGAAAGAATATCATTTAAAAAATAAAATACTTCGTGAAATTGAAGAAGTTGAAATGGAAAAAAATCAAGAAATCATGAATAAAAGGTTTAAAAATAAAGAGGAGGAATAAATTGAAAAACAAACTTAAGGATATACTTGTTGATTATTTTTTTATAAATTTTGGTTTAGTAATCTCAGCAATAGGAATTGGATTATTTTTAGTTCCTGGCAAGATTGTTTCTGGTGGTGTATCTGGTATCGCTACAATTTTATATTATACATTTAATTTACCTGTTGGTTTAGTAATGTTAGCATTAAATATTCCCTTGTTTTTAATAGGATTAAAAATTTTTGGTAAAACATATGGAGTAAAAACTTTTTTTGGAACTGTATTTTTATCTGTCTATATTGATTTATTAAGATTTATTATTCCTAATGCTAATAATATTATTGATTTTGATAAAGCAAGTAATGCACTTATTGCACCTATATTTGGTGGAGTTATTACTGGAATTGGTGTAGGTTTAATAATGAAGTTTGGTGGAAGTACTGGAGGAACTGATATTGTTGCTCAGATAATAAATAAATATTTCAAAATACCTCTTGGTTATTCATTTATTTTTATAGATGGTTTGATTTTATTAGCTGGTAGTTCTGTATTTGGTATAGAAAAAGGACTTTATGCTATAATTTCACTTTATGCCGGTGCTGTTGCAATAAACAAAATATTTGAAGGGGTTAGTTATTCAAAAATGATATATATTATAAGTGATTATCATGAAGATATAAAAAATCTTATATTACATGATTTTGATAGAGGTGGCACTGGATTATATGGAAATGGACTTTATACAAATAAAGATAAAAAAATCATAATGACAGTTTTAAAAAATAATGAAATACATGAATTAAAAAATTATGTAAAACAAATTGATCCAAATGCTTTTGTGATTATATCAGAAGTTTATGAAGTACTTGGTGAAGGTTTTACCCCTTTTTAGAATGGAGTGTTTATGGATAAAATTTCAATAAAAAATATAGTTGTTTACGGGTATCATGGTGCTATAAAAGAAGAAAATGTTTTAGGACAAAAATTTATAATTAATATTGATATGTATACCTCATTAAAAAAAGCTGGAATAAATGATAATTTAGAAGAGACTATCCATTATGGCTACGTATATAATGATATTGTAAACATCGCTACAAAAAAGAATTATAAACTAATTGAAGCACTTGGTGAAAATATATGTAAAATACTTTTTAAAAAATATAATATGAATAAAATCATTATTGAAATAAAAAAACCAAATGCACCAATTCCTGGAAT is a window of Hypnocyclicus thermotrophus DNA encoding:
- the hprK gene encoding HPr(Ser) kinase/phosphatase — encoded protein: MEKVVSLENIIETFNLEVINYNENLSKEIVLSAVHKPGAELTGFIFENSTEVDNSIHVFGVEEINYINRLSHKELETRLPNYFSHSFPCIVITGDLKINSFFYELSKKYNKAILRTNTSYELFVKDLRKFLQKELAPEIVVNKFIFLEIFGMGILFAGDRNAIVGTCIELLEKNHRFITDGLLNIKKISENEIIGENAYSNKRLNRNYFLNISEVEKINIVEFFGIGSTRNSKKIDLIVKLEKWSDSVFYDRLGIDSTTQYILGIEIEKLIIPVRKGRNLAIIIETAAMNMRMKKNGQNPAKYFLEETQKLIKKNRKKRIGDNDMGFFKALSIEEFQQKFNFDIILGENKLNNRFITSTNIYKPSLEFSGFYELMEENGEDKLQIITDSEFKYLEMLDENIRIDILDKYMSYDFPAVILLGIEDVPKYFLDIANKYNQIVLYSSKQYSELYIDLLEYLEVYFAPSITLHGVMVEVYGFGVLLKGKSGIGKSETALELIHRGHRLIADDMVKLTKYPDGRVVGRADKVPYFMEIRGLGIIDIKTLYGLGAVRRSKKLDIIIELKELKEDEYLTKADYTESTISIMDTPFQKVDLYISSGRNAASMVEIATMKLRAKKLGYDSKKEYHLKNKILREIEEVEMEKNQEIMNKRFKNKEEE
- the folB gene encoding dihydroneopterin aldolase, translated to MDKISIKNIVVYGYHGAIKEENVLGQKFIINIDMYTSLKKAGINDNLEETIHYGYVYNDIVNIATKKNYKLIEALGENICKILFKKYNMNKIIIEIKKPNAPIPGIFDYVSITLEREKKDYE
- a CDS encoding YitT family protein, translating into MKNKLKDILVDYFFINFGLVISAIGIGLFLVPGKIVSGGVSGIATILYYTFNLPVGLVMLALNIPLFLIGLKIFGKTYGVKTFFGTVFLSVYIDLLRFIIPNANNIIDFDKASNALIAPIFGGVITGIGVGLIMKFGGSTGGTDIVAQIINKYFKIPLGYSFIFIDGLILLAGSSVFGIEKGLYAIISLYAGAVAINKIFEGVSYSKMIYIISDYHEDIKNLILHDFDRGGTGLYGNGLYTNKDKKIIMTVLKNNEIHELKNYVKQIDPNAFVIISEVYEVLGEGFTPF